CTTGCAGAATTCTATGAGAGAGCAGGTAGAGTTGAAGCTCTGGGAAGACCTCAGAGATATGGTAGTCTAACTATATTTGGTGCTGTATCTCCACCGGGAGGAGATTTTGCTGAACCTGTTGTTAGAGCAACTGTTAGGTATGTCCAGAGTTTCTATGCCCTTGACTATGGACTTGCTACAAGGAGACACTTCCCAGCTATAAACTGGTTGACTAGCTATAGTATGTATGTACCCTATGTAGCTAAATGGTGGGATAGTTTAACAAATGGTGAGTGGAGCATCTTTAGAGGAGAGGCTATAAGAATACTTCAGAGAGAGGCTGAGTTAAGTGATATAGTTAGACTTGTAGGTCCTGAAGCACTTCCAGAAGAAGATAAGCTTATCCTAGAGATTGCTAGAATGATTAGAGAGGATTTCCTTCAGCAAAGTGCATATGTACCTGCAGATGCATATTCACCGCCAGAGAAGGGACATATGATTATGAAGGCTATAATGACTTTCTATAGATATGCTAGAGAAGCTATATCCAAGGGAATACCTGTATCAAGAATTAGAGAACTTAAGAGTAGAACACTTATAGCCAGAACGAAGCATCATACAATCGATGAGCTTAAGACTAAGGTGTTTACAGAGATTATGAATACAATTGAACAGGAGTTCAAGACATTATTAAGTGGTGAATAAAATGTCTATGCAACTATATGTAAGATCTACTAGAAATATTGTTGGTTCAAGAGGATCTCTACTCCTAGTAAAATCAATTCCAGGTATAAGATATGGCGAAGTTGTTGAAATAGATGTTGATGGAGATACGAGACTTGGACAAGTTATAGACGTGAGTAGAGATATAACAGTGGTACAGATATTCGGTACATCCTCAGGTATAATGCCTGGTAAAACTATTATCAAGCTACAGGGGGAGACCCTAAAACTTGGTGTCTCTATAGATATGCTTGGAAGGATTTTTGATGGCCTTGGAAGACCTATAGATGGTGGACCACCTATAGTACCTGAAGATTATCTAGATATACATGGAGCTGCTCTAAACCCTGCTCTAAGAATACCTCCATCAGAGCCTATAGAGACTGGAATATCTGTTATAGATGGTCTTCTAACCCTTGTTAGAGGGCAGAAGCTACCAATATTTACAGGTTCTGGGCTTCCCCATAATAGAATATCTATGCAGATAGTTAGACAAGCTGCTGTTAGGGGTACTGGAGAAAGTTTTGCAGTTGTTTTTGGAGCTGTAGGTGTAACCTATGAGGAGGCATACTACTTCCTAAATGAGCTTAGATCTATGGGTGCTCTTGATAGAACTATAGCATTTATAGCTACTGCATCAGCATCAACTGTAGAGAAGCTTGCTCTTCCAAGAGTTGCTCTTACAGCTGCAGAGTTCTTGGCTTGGAGATATGATATGCATGTTCTAACTATATTGACGGATATGACTAATTATTGTGAAGCTCTTAGAGAGATTTCTGCAGCTAGAGAGGAGGTTCCTGGTAGAAGGGGCTACCCAGGATATATGTATACAGATCTAGCTACAATGTATGAAAGAGCTGGTAGAGTCACTGGGAGAAAGGGTAGCATGACAATAATGCCAATACTAACAATGCCTGATGATGATATAACACATCCAATACCAGATCTAACAGGATATATAACTGAGGGACAGATAGTACTTTCAAGAGATATGTGGAGAAAAGGTGTATATCCACCTGTAGATGTATTTCTATCTCTATCGAGACTTATGAAAGATGGTATAGGGCCTGGGAAGACTAGAGAAGATCATAGAGAGGTTTTTGCACAACTTATGGCCGCATATGCAGAGGGTCAGTATCTAAGGGAGCTTACAACAATTATTGGTACAGAGTCTCTTACTGCAAGAGATAGAAAGTATTTGGAGTTTGCAGATCAGTTTGAGAGGAGATTTATTAACCAGGGAGAGTATGAGAGAAGGACGTTTGAGGAGACTCTCGATATTGCATGGGATATACTAGCTATATTACCTGAGGATGAACTTAAGCAAATAACGCCTAAAACTCTGGAGAAGTATCATCCAAGATATAGGGGGAAGAAGGCCTAGATGTCTACAGAGATCATAAGATTAGCGAGAGTTACAAAGACAGAGCTTATTAGGCTTAGAAGGAGACTTGCACTAGCTAGGAGATTCCATAGAATTCTAAGGGATAGAATGACCCTATTGGTACAGGAAATGTTTATAACTCTAAAGAGAGCTATAGAGCTTAGAAAGAAGCTTAATCAGCTATTAGAAGAGATATATCCACAGTATTTCAAAGCTCTTAGTATATATGGATATGAGGAGTTAATCGTAAGGACTTTGCCAGTCTCAATAGGTATAGAAATTGTTGCAGGGACAAGGAATATAATGGGGGTTGTAGCACCTATGATAGATGTTAAATCTATTCCACAAAACTCTCCTCTTCTCCCACTAGAGGTAGTAAATATACAGCTAAAGAGAGAGGAGATAATTAGGACGATAATAGATTTAGCAGAGAGTGAGAAAACTCTATACCTATTAGCATTAGAGGTATCTAGACTTAGGAGAAGAGTTACAATGCTTGAGAAAATCCTTATACCAAGAATAGTTAATACCATAAGATATCTTACAATGAAATTTGATGAGATTGAGAGAGAGGAGAGAGTGAGACAGCTAAAGGTTAAAGCTGTTCTAGCTAGAAGAAGATAAAGGTCTAATACCATTTATCGTTCTATCTATGTAATACCTTAGATATTAGTAGTACCAAGTATCTTCATATCTATGCTCATTTAAAAACAGATTACTTCTATATGAAGGGCATATCTCTTTAAATAGACATTTGGTACACATAGGCTTATCCCTGACACATATAGTTCTACCGAATGACCATAGGAAATCATCTAAATGAAATGGATCTATCTTTGCAATATCACTTAAATATCTATATGCTTCTCTAACACTCATTCTTATCAAAATATCTTCATCATAGGTAAAAACCTCATTCCTAACTATCTTCTCCCTATATATATTCTCAAGATCTATTAGCCCAAGCCTAATTGCTATCCTAGTCAAATGGTTATCCACAGGTACTCTCTTATTCAGTGGATCAGAGATCTTCAGCAAACCTCTATAGCTTAAAAATTTTGCTAAAAGGAATGACTTTTTCTCAACAGGATCTTGATAAGCTCTGAAAACCTTTAGAATATCTATAAATCCATATCCATAGTCTCTTCTCAGATATCCAGATGAATATCTAATTATATTTGTTGGATCTCCATCGAATACCTTGATAATCTTTTCACCTATATCCCTAAGTAGAAATGCTCTAATCTCTGGATCTGGAGGTGAAGCACCTCCTATTGAAAGCCATTTAATAACATCATTAACATCTATCTTTGTGAGATTTATAGGCTCAAAGAAATCTGGATGTTTATCATATCTAATTTTTCCAAGTCTATATAGCAGATCTGCACCTCTATACACCCTACCCTCTAGCTCTACTTGATACACCCTTCCATACTTACTCAACCTATGGTCCATTGCAACCATAACAATAAAGTACATTAAAACTCTATCAATAGGTTCATTACTCTCAGGATAATATAGAGGGTCGTAGAGATTCATAGGCTCAATACCCATCCCCTGAACCACTCTAGCAACCTCTTCTATCTGTACGTGATTTAGTGAAGGCATTAGATACACCAAATAGCATTAACATTCTAAATAAGTCTCCTAATCCCAACAATATTTATATCTTCATAAAATTCTAGATGATTTTTACCACTATGTACTCAGATAAGGCTGATGTCCTCATCTAATTGGTGCCGCCTGAGCTCATCATCGCATTTCCTCGCCTTCTAAACTCTATACAAATATACTTTATGCTATAAGAATTTATGTGTATTGTAGAAATAATTGTTACTTGCATTTGACCTATGATTTATAAATTTTTTATGTAGTTATGAGATATAGGTTATGTATATGAAGGCCGCTGTACTTTGGGGGAATGCTGAGATAG
Above is a genomic segment from Ignisphaera aggregans DSM 17230 containing:
- a CDS encoding V-type ATPase, D subunit (COGs: COG1394 H+-ATPase subunit D~InterPro IPR002699~KEGG: smr:Smar_1179 V-type ATPase, D subunit~PFAM: H+transporting two-sector ATPase D subunit~SPTR: A3DNR4 V-type ATPase, D subunit~TIGRFAM: V-type ATPase, D subunit~PFAM: ATP synthase subunit D~TIGRFAM: H(+)-transporting ATP synthase, vacuolar type, subunit D), whose protein sequence is MSTEIIRLARVTKTELIRLRRRLALARRFHRILRDRMTLLVQEMFITLKRAIELRKKLNQLLEEIYPQYFKALSIYGYEELIVRTLPVSIGIEIVAGTRNIMGVVAPMIDVKSIPQNSPLLPLEVVNIQLKREEIIRTIIDLAESEKTLYLLALEVSRLRRRVTMLEKILIPRIVNTIRYLTMKFDEIEREERVRQLKVKAVLARRR
- a CDS encoding iron-sulfur cluster loop (InterPro IPR003651~KEGG: smr:Smar_0369 hypothetical protein~PFAM: iron-sulfur cluster loop~SPTR: A3DLH1 Putative uncharacterized protein), yielding MPSLNHVQIEEVARVVQGMGIEPMNLYDPLYYPESNEPIDRVLMYFIVMVAMDHRLSKYGRVYQVELEGRVYRGADLLYRLGKIRYDKHPDFFEPINLTKIDVNDVIKWLSIGGASPPDPEIRAFLLRDIGEKIIKVFDGDPTNIIRYSSGYLRRDYGYGFIDILKVFRAYQDPVEKKSFLLAKFLSYRGLLKISDPLNKRVPVDNHLTRIAIRLGLIDLENIYREKIVRNEVFTYDEDILIRMSVREAYRYLSDIAKIDPFHLDDFLWSFGRTICVRDKPMCTKCLFKEICPSYRSNLFLNEHRYEDTWYY
- a CDS encoding H(+)-transporting two-sector ATPase (COGs: COG1156 H+-ATPase subunit B~InterPro IPR000194:IPR018538:IPR004100:IPR000793~KEGG: smr:Smar_1170 V-type ATP synthase subunit B~PFAM: H+transporting two-sector ATPase alpha/beta subunit central region; HerA-ATP synthase, barrel domain; H+transporting two-sector ATPase alpha/beta subunit domain protein~PRIAM: H(+)-transporting two-sector ATPase~SPTR: A3DNQ5 V-type ATP synthase beta chain~PFAM: ATP synthase alpha/beta family, beta-barrel domain; ATP synthase alpha/beta chain, C terminal domain; ATP synthase alpha/beta family, nucleotide-binding domain); translated protein: MSMQLYVRSTRNIVGSRGSLLLVKSIPGIRYGEVVEIDVDGDTRLGQVIDVSRDITVVQIFGTSSGIMPGKTIIKLQGETLKLGVSIDMLGRIFDGLGRPIDGGPPIVPEDYLDIHGAALNPALRIPPSEPIETGISVIDGLLTLVRGQKLPIFTGSGLPHNRISMQIVRQAAVRGTGESFAVVFGAVGVTYEEAYYFLNELRSMGALDRTIAFIATASASTVEKLALPRVALTAAEFLAWRYDMHVLTILTDMTNYCEALREISAAREEVPGRRGYPGYMYTDLATMYERAGRVTGRKGSMTIMPILTMPDDDITHPIPDLTGYITEGQIVLSRDMWRKGVYPPVDVFLSLSRLMKDGIGPGKTREDHREVFAQLMAAYAEGQYLRELTTIIGTESLTARDRKYLEFADQFERRFINQGEYERRTFEETLDIAWDILAILPEDELKQITPKTLEKYHPRYRGKKA